The DNA region ATCTCGCGTAGTGCGACCAACGACTGGACCGCTTACGTCGACAACACCACGTTCGCGCTGGGGAATAGCGCCGGGGCGCTGGGCGGTTCGGCGATCTCGTTCGGCGAACGCCCCAACGCGGGGCAGTTCCCCCTGGAAGGGACCCTCGACGACATGCGGATCTACAACCGGGTGCTGTCTGCTGCGGACATCGCCGCGTTGCTCGCCCAGCCGTCGCCGCCGCCGACCCCCAACCAGTGGACGGCCAACGCCTCGGGGAGCTGGCTGGGCGCGGGCAACTGGCTCAACGCAGTGCCCAATGGCACGGCGGATATTGCACGGTTCGGCGCCATCCCCAGCGCCGCGAACATCACCGTGGTGGTCGACTCGGCCGTCACCGCGAAGGGGGTCGCCTTCAATAGCGCCACGACAAGCTACATCGTCGCCGGCACGCAGACGTTGACGCTCGATTCCGACACCGGGTCGATCAGCCTCGGTGTGGAGCAGGCCGGTTCCCACGAGTTCCAAGCGGCAGTGAGCGTCAACGACGGCGTGACCGCGAACATCGCGGCCGGCGGCCGGCTCGATTTCAACAACGCGCTCCGCCTCAACGGTCAGACGCTCACCAAGAGCGGGGACGGCACGCTGAACATCAACAACCAGCTCGGCAGCCTCACCGGCACGGTGAACGTAACCGCTGGTGCCTTGGGGGGGACCGGCAAACTAGGGGGCGCCCTCAACAATCAAGCGGGGGGCACGGTCGCCCCGGGCGCCAGCGCCGGCAAGCTCAGCGTCAGCGGCGCCTACACCCAGGCTGCTGGGGCGACGCTCGCGATCGAGCTGGGGGGCACGGCGGCCGGCCTGTTCGATCAATTGGCGGTTGCGGGAACGGCCGGACTGTCCGGCGTCGTCGACATCTCGCTGATCAACGGCTTCACCCCCGCCAACGGGGACAGCTTCGAGATTGTCTCCGCGGCATCCACGCTGACCATGACCGGCCTGACGCTCGCGGGTGACTCCAGCGGCTTCAGCCTGGTGAAGACTGGCAACAGCCTGTTCTTGAACTTCGCCGGCGGCGGCGGGGTCGCGGGCGACTTTAACGCGGACGGGTTCGTCGACGCGGCGGACTACACGGCATGGCGCGACCGCCTTGGCTCGAACACTCCCCTGCCGAACGACAACGGCCTCGGCGTGCCGATCGGCGCTCAGCACTACACGCTCTGGAAAGGCAGCTTCGGCAACCCGGGCGTCGGCGCCTTGGCCGCCGGGTCCAGCCCGGTGCCAGAGCCCTCCGCGGCGTTGCTGTTGGCGGCGGTCGCGGGAGTGTCAATCCTGGTGACCCGTCGGGGAGGCGTCCGTTGATTAGCTTCTGCTTTCGCCCGATACGCGCCGCGCGAGCGGCGGCATGCGCGGTGAACCCGCGCCTCGCAACGGTGCTCTGCGTCTGCGCCCTGGCCGTACTCACGCCCGCGGCCCAGGGCGTGGCGCAGGACTTCTCGCAGGTGCCGGGCACGGTGGTCAACCACTTTCCAAGGTCCTCGGGAGAATACGTCGGTTCGCCGTCGATTGTGATTCTCCCGAACGGGGACTACGTGGCGTCGCACGACCGGTTCGGTCCGAGCTCGTCGTTCAACACGTCGTCCAAAACCGAGGTGTTCCGGTCGACCGACCAGGGGCTCACCTGGTCTCCGTCGGCAACGCTGCAGGGCCAGGCCTGGTCGAACTTGTTCACCCAAGGGAACGACCTCTACATCATGGGGGTCGACAAGCTGTACGGCAGGATCGTCGTGCGGAAATCAATCGACGGCGGATCGAGCTGGACCAACCCCACCAACGCCGCGAACGGCTTTCTGACGTCCGCCAACGGCTACCACACCGCGCCGATGCCGATGGTAGAGCACAACGGACGGATCTGGCGGGGCTTTGAAGACACGTCCAACGGCGGGGGCTGGCCGCGGCACTTCCGCTCGCTGGTGATGTCCGCCCCGATCGGCTCCGACCTGCTGGTTGCGTCCAATTGGACCCTCAGCAACGCGCTTGCCAGCAACACCTCGTGGATCAACGGCGAGGTGAACGGCTGGCTGGAAGGGGGCGTCGTGGTCGACCGCGACGACAACCTCGTCAATCTCCTGCGGGTCGACAACCTGTCGGTTGCCGCTGTGGTGCGGGTCGACGAGCAGAACCATTC from Pirellulimonas nuda includes:
- a CDS encoding LamG domain-containing protein, encoding MFRNTLIWTAATALAATLGSEALAQDITTGLLGHWKLDEGGGATVAADSVGANPGAVQGAVTTGLSGRVDNGYVFAGTNANRVLTTATAPLLGIDTGPMSMFGFVKTADIGTIQQHIFSGNNGAAGRWNLGIIDNSMGSTIPGEPPGGDGVGELFWFHNGGLGFVHTDLVLSDNTFHLVGISRSATNDWTAYVDNTTFALGNSAGALGGSAISFGERPNAGQFPLEGTLDDMRIYNRVLSAADIAALLAQPSPPPTPNQWTANASGSWLGAGNWLNAVPNGTADIARFGAIPSAANITVVVDSAVTAKGVAFNSATTSYIVAGTQTLTLDSDTGSISLGVEQAGSHEFQAAVSVNDGVTANIAAGGRLDFNNALRLNGQTLTKSGDGTLNINNQLGSLTGTVNVTAGALGGTGKLGGALNNQAGGTVAPGASAGKLSVSGAYTQAAGATLAIELGGTAAGLFDQLAVAGTAGLSGVVDISLINGFTPANGDSFEIVSAASTLTMTGLTLAGDSSGFSLVKTGNSLFLNFAGGGGVAGDFNADGFVDAADYTAWRDRLGSNTPLPNDNGLGVPIGAQHYTLWKGSFGNPGVGALAAGSSPVPEPSAALLLAAVAGVSILVTRRGGVR